In Hymenobacter sublimis, a single genomic region encodes these proteins:
- a CDS encoding PD-(D/E)XK nuclease family protein, with translation MVTASAPASLAPVTAHPDTTPFLTRMARELVAKYGPSGDLSDLVVVVPTRRAVVYLQNELSLAAEAGQAVWSPRIAAMEDYMVELAGVQVEEPIALQLLLFEILRDIDPKLDFDQFVGWSGLLLQDFSSLDQNLASPKKVFEYLSQAKALERWELGAEPAAQSTTAAYFRFWDDLEKVYRRLRRRMEQTHLAYPGLSYRLAVNRVQDRLEKEETLPQHVFIGLGLLSKAEEKLIRLLRKARRAEVFFDADAFYLERNSPNRAGQHLREYQELFDLPWENFGGPAELLRGLPREVRFVGVANASMQGKVAGQLLAESRRLNPTAKVAVVLPDETLLLPVLHGLPLDAVPEYNVTMGLNFQSTPLFNLVDLLFEVHLTGVREGSPETGYGIPRYHHLAVSKLLQHPFLRRYQHWLDKQEDARYHGLLDQVCRAIVKRHAVLLPAEELVELGRGHELIEALFATWNNCDDIIAACYTLINLLKQAYQDQHSAIEAEYLYLFFTLVKRLDSVFDCREQRLSVRSFRRFLYEQMKATRLPFSGEPIADVQVMGLLETRALDFDHIIILSCNENVLPAPKRHSSLFPYDVLTTFQLPTYADHEAATAHQFWRLLQRARQVDLLHILPGAEGTRTGERSRFLLQIENDLAVQNPGLVLRDLTVTSEAAASDSSGKSVAASTQATRQPPIATSSKDAPDLVLEKDTGMLLALRDVLTKGLSPTGLNQYLNCSLQFYFQRVAHFRENDEVEEALGPDGFGTVVHEALEELFGPFQQNKQPVTAQDITGLVKLAPIMVAKALRREEDGRHARADEGLNHVLGQVASQLVRRYLESLLEQPDALPLLIQSQEEALQTTVYVPLPTGEKLPVSLVGFADRVDQLPDGRLRVVDYKTGMVEKYHLQLLKRGEGPADAVQRLLTDATPAADKVRQLWLYRFLLAQGGRPAADAAIISLRNLGAGPMSADMSFLTADNQDFVQHSEQLLSQLVNRILDPEEPIRKTDDLEKCQYCPYRGICAR, from the coding sequence ATGGTTACTGCCTCCGCCCCTGCTTCCCTCGCCCCCGTCACGGCCCACCCCGATACCACGCCCTTTCTCACGCGCATGGCTCGGGAGTTGGTGGCGAAATATGGCCCCTCGGGCGACCTGTCGGATTTGGTGGTGGTGGTGCCCACCCGCCGGGCCGTGGTGTACCTGCAGAACGAGCTGAGCCTGGCCGCCGAGGCGGGGCAGGCCGTCTGGAGCCCGCGCATTGCGGCCATGGAGGACTACATGGTGGAGCTGGCCGGCGTGCAGGTTGAGGAGCCCATTGCCCTGCAGCTCTTGCTGTTCGAAATTCTGCGCGACATTGACCCCAAGTTGGACTTCGACCAGTTCGTGGGCTGGTCGGGGTTGCTGCTGCAGGACTTCTCTAGCCTCGACCAAAACCTGGCCTCGCCCAAAAAGGTGTTCGAATATCTGAGTCAGGCCAAGGCCCTGGAACGTTGGGAGCTGGGGGCCGAGCCAGCCGCGCAAAGCACCACGGCCGCTTATTTCCGCTTCTGGGACGATCTGGAAAAGGTGTACCGCCGCCTGCGCCGCCGCATGGAGCAGACCCATTTGGCCTACCCCGGCCTTTCCTACCGCCTGGCCGTGAACCGGGTGCAAGATCGGCTGGAAAAGGAGGAAACCCTGCCCCAGCACGTGTTCATTGGCCTGGGCTTGCTCTCGAAGGCCGAGGAAAAGTTAATTCGGTTGCTGCGCAAGGCCCGGCGGGCGGAAGTGTTTTTCGATGCCGATGCCTTTTACCTGGAACGCAACTCGCCCAACCGGGCCGGCCAGCACCTGCGCGAGTACCAGGAGCTGTTCGATTTGCCTTGGGAGAACTTCGGCGGCCCGGCCGAGCTACTGCGCGGACTGCCCCGGGAGGTACGCTTCGTGGGCGTGGCCAATGCCTCCATGCAGGGCAAGGTGGCGGGGCAATTACTGGCCGAGTCCCGGAGGCTGAACCCCACCGCCAAAGTAGCCGTGGTGCTGCCCGACGAAACCCTGCTGCTGCCGGTCCTGCACGGCCTACCCCTGGATGCCGTGCCGGAATATAACGTTACCATGGGCCTTAATTTCCAGAGCACGCCCCTGTTTAACCTAGTGGATTTGCTGTTTGAGGTGCACCTGACGGGCGTGCGGGAAGGCTCCCCGGAAACTGGCTACGGCATCCCGCGCTACCACCATCTGGCCGTGAGCAAACTGCTGCAGCACCCGTTTCTGCGCCGCTACCAGCACTGGCTCGATAAGCAAGAGGATGCCCGGTATCATGGCCTGCTCGACCAGGTGTGCCGGGCCATTGTAAAGCGCCACGCCGTGCTGCTGCCCGCCGAAGAACTGGTGGAGTTAGGCCGCGGCCACGAGCTGATTGAGGCCCTATTTGCTACCTGGAACAACTGCGACGATATTATTGCGGCCTGCTACACCCTCATCAACCTGCTCAAACAGGCGTATCAGGACCAGCATTCGGCCATTGAGGCGGAGTACCTCTACCTATTTTTCACCCTGGTGAAGCGCCTGGATTCGGTGTTCGACTGCCGGGAACAGCGGCTGTCGGTGCGCTCCTTCCGGCGGTTTTTGTACGAGCAGATGAAGGCCACGCGCCTGCCTTTCAGCGGCGAGCCCATTGCCGACGTGCAGGTAATGGGCTTGCTGGAAACCCGGGCCCTCGACTTCGACCACATCATCATTCTGAGCTGCAACGAGAATGTGCTGCCGGCCCCCAAGCGCCACAGTTCTTTGTTTCCCTACGACGTGCTGACCACGTTCCAGCTCCCTACCTACGCCGACCACGAAGCCGCCACGGCCCACCAGTTCTGGCGCCTCCTGCAGCGGGCCCGCCAAGTAGATCTGCTCCACATTCTGCCCGGGGCCGAGGGCACCCGCACCGGGGAGCGAAGCCGCTTTCTGCTCCAGATTGAAAACGACCTAGCCGTGCAAAACCCCGGCCTGGTCCTGCGCGACTTGACCGTCACGTCGGAGGCAGCGGCTAGCGACAGTTCAGGAAAATCCGTTGCTGCGTCAACGCAGGCTACCCGCCAACCGCCAATAGCTACCAGCTCCAAAGATGCGCCCGACCTAGTGCTGGAGAAAGATACCGGCATGCTGCTGGCCCTGCGCGACGTGCTAACCAAAGGCCTCTCGCCCACCGGCCTGAACCAGTATCTAAACTGTTCCCTGCAGTTTTACTTCCAACGGGTAGCCCATTTCCGCGAAAACGACGAGGTAGAAGAAGCCCTGGGTCCCGACGGGTTTGGTACGGTAGTGCACGAGGCGCTGGAGGAGTTGTTCGGTCCGTTTCAGCAGAACAAGCAACCCGTTACGGCTCAAGATATTACGGGTCTCGTGAAGCTGGCGCCCATCATGGTAGCCAAGGCGTTGCGCCGCGAGGAAGACGGCCGCCACGCCCGCGCCGACGAAGGCCTAAACCACGTGCTGGGGCAGGTAGCCAGCCAGCTAGTGCGCCGCTACCTGGAAAGCCTGCTCGAACAACCCGACGCCTTGCCGCTGCTCATCCAGAGCCAGGAAGAAGCCCTGCAAACCACCGTGTACGTGCCCCTGCCTACCGGCGAAAAACTGCCCGTGAGTTTGGTCGGTTTTGCTGACCGCGTAGACCAACTCCCCGACGGCCGCCTGCGGGTGGTTGACTACAAAACCGGCATGGTAGAGAAGTACCACCTGCAACTGCTCAAGCGCGGCGAAGGCCCCGCCGACGCTGTGCAGCGCCTGCTCACCGACGCCACGCCCGCCGCCGACAAGGTGCGTCAGCTCTGGCTTTACCGCTTCCTGCTGGCCCAGGGCGGCCGCCCCGCCGCCGATGCCGCCATCATTTCCCTGCGCAACCTCGGGGCCGGCCCCATGTCCGCGGATATGAGCTTTCTGACGGCTGATAACCAAGATTTCGTGCAGCACAGCGAGCAGCTCCTGAGCCAGCTCGTCAACCGCATCCTCGACCCCGAGGAGCCCATCCGCAAAACCGACGACCTGGAGAAGTGCCAGTACTGCCCCTACCGCGGCATCTGCGCCCGGTAA